The following are encoded in a window of Streptomyces sp. 11x1 genomic DNA:
- a CDS encoding DNA polymerase thumb domain-containing protein, translating into MTILCVRFQLPSGYEAALPGLLGLVEDFTPVVQALPPDGVLADLRGAERYFGRDAEELARLIRIRALALYGVDCVIGAGPGPLTARLALGAAAPGSPCAVPEGLVVDFLAELPVGALPGVGTATARTLREYGLETLGGVACAPLSTLQRLVGARTGRDLHEKANGIDRGRVVPNAAARSLATEQTFPYDELNPDRHRRALLAGTEELGSRLRALEKICRTLTLTVRYADRSSTTRTRTLKEPTAHSPALTAAAYALYETLGLQRARVRAVALRAEGLTPADQASRQLAFDPVDEKVRRIEEVADLARAKFGPHAVMPGTLAA; encoded by the coding sequence ATGACCATCCTCTGCGTACGATTCCAGCTGCCGTCGGGGTACGAGGCGGCCCTGCCCGGTCTCCTCGGTCTGGTCGAGGACTTCACCCCGGTCGTTCAGGCGCTGCCGCCGGACGGCGTGCTCGCCGATCTGCGGGGTGCCGAACGGTACTTCGGCCGGGACGCCGAGGAGCTGGCCCGGCTGATCCGGATCCGCGCCCTCGCGCTGTACGGCGTCGACTGCGTGATCGGCGCCGGGCCCGGACCGCTGACGGCGCGGCTGGCGCTGGGGGCGGCGGCGCCCGGGTCGCCGTGCGCGGTGCCCGAGGGCCTCGTCGTGGACTTCCTCGCCGAACTGCCCGTCGGAGCGCTGCCCGGCGTCGGTACCGCGACCGCCCGCACCCTGCGGGAGTACGGCCTCGAAACCCTCGGCGGGGTCGCCTGCGCGCCGCTGTCCACGCTGCAGCGGCTGGTCGGCGCGCGGACCGGCCGTGACCTGCACGAGAAGGCCAACGGCATCGACCGGGGCCGGGTCGTACCGAACGCCGCCGCCCGCTCTCTCGCCACCGAACAGACCTTCCCGTACGACGAGTTGAACCCCGACCGGCACCGCCGCGCCCTGCTCGCCGGCACCGAGGAGCTGGGCTCGCGGCTGCGCGCCCTGGAGAAGATCTGCCGCACCCTGACCCTCACCGTCCGCTACGCCGACCGATCCTCGACAACCCGCACCCGCACGCTCAAGGAGCCGACCGCGCACTCCCCGGCGCTGACCGCGGCCGCCTACGCCCTGTACGAGACCCTCGGCCTCCAGCGCGCCCGCGTCCGCGCGGTCGCCCTGCGCGCCGAGGGTCTCACCCCCGCCGACCAGGCCTCGCGCCAGCTCGCCTTCGACCCCGTCGACGAGAAGGTCCGCCGTATCGAGGAGGTCGCCGACCTGGCCCGTGCCAAGTTCGGCCCGCACGCGGTGATGCCGGGGACGCTGGCCGCGTGA
- a CDS encoding S1 family peptidase: MRIKRTTPRSGIARRTRLIAVTAGLAAAAAVTVPTANAAGTQTFSASELKSASSSVLKADVPGTAWAIDPATDRLVVTIDSTVSQGELAKIKKAAGENADALTIKRTPGKFNKLIKGGDAIYASSWRCSLGFNVRSGSTYYFVTAGHCTDGAGTWYSNSGRTTVLGPTAGSSFPINDYGLVRYSNTSIAKDGTAGNVDITSAATPSVGTNVIRTGSTTGTRTGRVTALNATVNYGGGDIVYGMIQTTVCAEPGDSGGPLYGSNGVAYGLTSGGSGNCSSGGTTFFQPVTEALSAYGVSVY; the protein is encoded by the coding sequence GTGAGGATCAAGCGCACGACCCCCCGCAGCGGCATAGCGAGACGGACCCGGCTGATCGCCGTGACCGCCGGACTCGCGGCCGCAGCCGCCGTCACGGTCCCCACCGCCAACGCGGCAGGCACCCAGACGTTCAGCGCCTCCGAGCTCAAGAGCGCCAGCTCATCGGTGCTCAAGGCCGATGTCCCGGGCACCGCCTGGGCGATCGACCCGGCGACGGACAGGCTCGTCGTCACCATCGACAGCACCGTCTCCCAGGGCGAGCTCGCGAAGATCAAGAAGGCGGCGGGCGAGAACGCCGACGCCCTGACGATCAAGCGGACCCCGGGCAAGTTCAACAAGTTGATCAAGGGCGGCGACGCCATCTATGCGAGTAGCTGGCGCTGCTCCCTGGGCTTCAACGTCCGCAGCGGGAGTACGTACTACTTCGTGACCGCCGGTCACTGCACCGACGGCGCGGGCACCTGGTACTCCAACTCCGGCCGCACCACGGTCCTCGGCCCGACCGCCGGGTCGAGCTTCCCGATCAACGACTACGGTCTCGTGCGCTACAGCAACACGTCCATCGCCAAGGACGGCACGGCGGGCAACGTGGACATCACCAGCGCGGCCACCCCGAGCGTGGGCACGAACGTCATTCGCACCGGCTCCACCACCGGTACCCGCACCGGACGCGTGACCGCTCTCAACGCGACCGTGAACTACGGCGGCGGCGACATCGTCTACGGCATGATCCAGACCACGGTCTGTGCCGAGCCCGGCGACTCCGGCGGCCCGCTCTACGGCAGCAACGGTGTGGCGTACGGTCTGACCTCCGGCGGCAGCGGCAACTGCAGCTCCGGCGGCACGACCTTCTTCCAGCCGGTCACCGAGGCCCTGAGCGCCTACGGCGTCTCGGTCTACTAG
- a CDS encoding alpha/beta fold hydrolase: MLPWKRLIRPLAALCLAAAATLVPVTAAEAADSAAATSRGWNDYTCKPSDAHPRPVVLVHGTFANYVDNWLGLAPYLVNRGYCVYSLDYGQLPGVAFFHGLGPIEKSAEQLDAFVDRVLAATGAAEADLVGHSQGGMMPRYYLKFLGGAAEVNALVGIAPSNHGTTLNGLTQLLDHFPGAGDLLSTATPALADQVVGSPFLTKLNGGGDTVPGVTYTVLATRYDEVVTPYRSQFLDGPNVRNIVIQDLCALDLSEHAAIGLLDRIAFHEVVNALDPAHATPTTCLSVVG; this comes from the coding sequence ATGCTGCCCTGGAAACGCCTGATCAGACCGTTGGCCGCCCTGTGCCTGGCCGCCGCCGCGACCCTCGTGCCGGTCACCGCCGCGGAGGCCGCCGACTCGGCCGCCGCCACCAGCCGTGGCTGGAACGACTACACCTGCAAACCCTCCGACGCCCACCCGCGCCCCGTCGTCCTCGTCCACGGGACGTTCGCGAACTACGTCGACAACTGGCTGGGTCTCGCGCCGTACCTCGTGAACCGCGGCTACTGCGTCTACTCCCTCGACTACGGCCAACTCCCCGGCGTCGCCTTCTTCCACGGCCTGGGACCCATCGAGAAGTCGGCGGAGCAACTCGACGCCTTCGTCGACCGGGTGCTCGCCGCGACCGGCGCCGCCGAGGCCGACCTCGTCGGCCACTCGCAGGGCGGCATGATGCCCCGCTACTACCTCAAGTTCCTCGGTGGCGCTGCCGAGGTGAACGCGCTCGTCGGCATCGCGCCCTCCAACCACGGCACCACCCTGAACGGCCTCACCCAGCTCCTCGACCACTTCCCCGGCGCCGGCGACCTGCTCTCCACCGCCACCCCGGCCCTCGCCGACCAGGTGGTCGGGTCCCCCTTCCTGACCAAGCTCAACGGGGGCGGCGACACCGTCCCCGGTGTCACCTACACGGTTCTCGCCACCCGGTACGACGAGGTGGTCACGCCGTACCGGTCCCAGTTCCTCGACGGGCCGAACGTACGCAACATCGTCATCCAGGACCTCTGCGCGCTCGACCTCTCCGAGCACGCGGCGATCGGGCTCCTCGACCGGATCGCGTTCCACGAGGTCGTCAACGCCCTGGACCCGGCCCACGCCACCCCGACGACCTGTCTGTCGGTCGTCGGCTGA
- a CDS encoding lytic polysaccharide monooxygenase, translated as MPAARRKATASATARVVGAMGAAGVAPLALTLCAAGPAAAHGSLGDPVSRVAQCYAEGPESPRSAACRAAVTAGGTQAFYDWNGVRIGDAAGRHRELIPDGELCSAGSEAFKGLDLARSDWPATSVRAGSYTFKYRVTAPHKGTFRVYLTKGGYDPSRPLAWDDLDLANPVATATDPAASGGFYTFSGSLPQRSGKHLLYAVWQRSDSPEAFYSCSDVSFGDDDASTTTDPTPKTSAKATERTSAEKDEKGEKGEKAGGTADTGDTGDTASDDTSPTAMSTTDERSAVEAASAGLAEPVGGKDGLADTGGEGVTPYLALGGAAVLAAGSSLLFAAARRRATARGRHGR; from the coding sequence ATGCCCGCTGCCCGCCGCAAGGCCACCGCGTCCGCCACCGCACGTGTCGTCGGTGCGATGGGCGCGGCCGGGGTCGCCCCGCTCGCCCTGACCCTGTGCGCCGCCGGGCCGGCCGCGGCGCACGGCTCGCTGGGCGACCCGGTGAGCCGGGTGGCGCAGTGCTACGCGGAGGGCCCCGAGAGCCCGAGGTCGGCGGCCTGCCGGGCGGCGGTCACGGCCGGCGGCACCCAGGCGTTCTACGACTGGAACGGCGTACGGATCGGCGACGCGGCCGGCCGCCATCGGGAGCTGATCCCGGACGGCGAGCTGTGCAGCGCGGGCAGCGAGGCGTTCAAGGGCCTCGACCTGGCCCGTAGCGACTGGCCGGCGACGAGCGTGCGCGCCGGGTCGTACACCTTCAAGTACCGGGTCACGGCCCCGCACAAGGGGACGTTCAGGGTGTACCTCACCAAGGGCGGCTACGACCCGTCCCGGCCGCTCGCCTGGGACGACCTCGACCTGGCGAACCCGGTGGCGACGGCCACCGACCCGGCCGCGTCGGGCGGCTTCTACACGTTCTCCGGCTCCCTCCCACAGCGCTCCGGCAAGCACCTGCTGTACGCGGTCTGGCAGCGTTCGGACAGCCCGGAGGCGTTCTACTCATGCTCGGACGTCTCGTTCGGCGACGACGACGCGAGCACGACGACCGACCCGACGCCGAAGACCTCGGCGAAGGCGACGGAACGGACCTCGGCCGAGAAGGACGAGAAGGGCGAGAAGGGCGAGAAGGCCGGGGGCACAGCGGACACCGGGGACACCGGGGACACCGCCTCCGACGACACGTCACCGACCGCCATGTCCACGACCGACGAGAGGTCGGCCGTGGAGGCCGCTTCCGCCGGCCTCGCGGAACCCGTCGGCGGCAAGGACGGCCTCGCCGACACCGGCGGCGAGGGCGTGACCCCGTATCTGGCCCTCGGCGGTGCCGCCGTCCTGGCGGCGGGCTCCTCCCTCCTCTTCGCCGCGGCCCGCCGCCGCGCGACGGCCCGTGGCCGGCACGGCCGCTGA
- a CDS encoding DUF3533 domain-containing protein, whose product MTQTAAPGPGPGTATGTDPAPRSFLGELKDGVTPRATLLVVGVLALQLLFIASYVGALHHPKLRDVPFGVVAPRAAAEQAVARLEGLPGEPLDPRTVADRAAAREQIMDREIDGALLIDPAGTTDTLLVASGGGRTLANALTTLVTALERSEGRTVRTVDVAPADLGDASGLTSFYLVVGWCVGGYLCASALAMSAGARPTNIRRGIIRLCALALFAIVGGLGGAVIAGPVLGALPGSVAALWGLGALVVFAVGAATLALQCVFGIAGIGVAVLLVVVAGNPSAGGALPPPLLPPFWAAIGPALPPGAGVWVARSIAYYESNDVTGPLLVLSAWAVAGAAITVVMAALKKKPAAG is encoded by the coding sequence ATGACACAGACGGCCGCACCCGGCCCCGGCCCCGGCACCGCCACCGGCACCGACCCCGCCCCCAGGTCCTTCCTCGGCGAGCTCAAGGACGGGGTCACCCCACGGGCCACCCTGCTCGTCGTCGGGGTGCTCGCCCTGCAGCTGCTCTTCATCGCCTCGTACGTGGGGGCACTGCACCACCCGAAGCTCAGGGACGTGCCGTTCGGTGTGGTCGCGCCACGGGCGGCGGCCGAGCAGGCGGTGGCCCGGCTGGAGGGCCTGCCGGGCGAGCCGCTGGACCCGCGGACGGTGGCCGACCGGGCGGCGGCGCGCGAGCAGATCATGGACCGGGAGATCGACGGCGCCCTGCTGATCGACCCGGCCGGCACCACCGACACCCTGCTGGTCGCCTCCGGCGGCGGGCGCACCCTGGCCAACGCCCTGACCACTCTGGTCACCGCGCTGGAGCGGTCCGAGGGTCGCACGGTGCGAACGGTGGACGTGGCCCCGGCCGACCTCGGGGACGCAAGCGGGCTCACGTCCTTCTACCTGGTCGTGGGCTGGTGCGTGGGCGGCTATCTGTGCGCGTCGGCGCTGGCGATGAGCGCCGGGGCACGGCCCACCAACATCCGGCGCGGGATCATCCGGCTGTGCGCCCTGGCCCTGTTCGCGATCGTCGGCGGGCTCGGCGGCGCGGTCATCGCCGGCCCCGTCCTGGGCGCCCTGCCGGGCAGCGTGGCGGCGCTGTGGGGGCTGGGTGCGCTGGTCGTCTTCGCGGTGGGCGCGGCCACCCTGGCGCTCCAGTGCGTCTTCGGGATCGCCGGCATCGGCGTGGCCGTCCTGCTGGTGGTGGTCGCGGGCAACCCGAGCGCGGGCGGCGCGCTGCCGCCGCCGCTGCTCCCGCCGTTCTGGGCGGCGATCGGCCCGGCACTGCCACCGGGAGCGGGCGTCTGGGTGGCCCGCTCGATCGCGTACTACGAGAGCAACGACGTCACCGGCCCGCTGCTGGTGCTCTCCGCCTGGGCAGTGGCGGGGGCCGCCATCACCGTGGTGATGGCGGCTCTGAAAAAGAAACCGGCGGCCGGTTGA
- a CDS encoding DNA polymerase III subunit alpha has protein sequence MPGFTHLHTVSGFSLRYGASHPERLAERASERGMDALALTDRDTLAGAVRFAKACAGAGVRPLFGVELAVGAPAPSGRQARRRAPVRGGAFLDESTPRVTFLAREGAKGWAELCRIVSAAHAGGGPEGNRSEVPPLLPWSECAAEGLTVLLGPASDVGRALAAGRPDRAAKLLLPWRETYGDALRLEAMWHGREGTGPGSLRLAARTVGFAAEQRVRPVLSNAVRYTDPGMGPVADVLDAARRLVPVDPRGELDSGEAWLKGADAMLGVAERVVEAAGYRRDTAYRLLEQTRATAAECLVDPEDDLGLGTVHFPEPHLVGAGRRTAQRVLASRAAAGMVRHGYATRRAYWERMHRELDVIAHHGFASYFLTVAQVVDDVRKMGIRVAARGSGAGSLVNHLLDIAHADPVEHGLLMERFLSKRRVVLPDIDIDVESARRLEVYRAIIDRFGTERVATVAMPETYRVRHAVRDVGAALSLDPADIDRIAKSFPHIRARDARAALEELPELRQLAGEKEKYGRLWELVEALDALPRGVAMHPCGVLLSDASLLSRTPVMPTSGEGLPMSQFDKDDVEDLGLLKLDVLGVRMQSAMAHAVAEVARATGERVDLDALDFERGAGDPATYELIRSTETLGCFQIESPGQRDLVGRLQPATFHDLVVDISLFRPGPVAADMVRPFIAARHGRAPVRYPHEDLAEPLRETYGVVVFHEQVIDIVHRMTGCGRDEADRVRRGLSDPESQGRIRVWFAQHAAARGYDAETIRRTWEIVEAFGSYGFCKAHAVAFAVPTYQSAWLKTHHPAAFYTGLLTHDPGMYPKRLLLADARRRGVPILPVDVNRSAVAHRIELVSDSKESGKAEEAEGTRGPKGPAGEKVWGIRLALSDVHGISEAEAARIADGQPYASLLDFWERARPSRPLAQRLAQVGALDAFGANRRDLQLHLTELHRGGRGAGGGQLPLSGGRRTASAGLPDLSSAERLSAELGVLSMDVSRNLMDDQRAFLDELGVVSARRLRTARHGETVLVAGAKAATQTPPIRSGKRVVFTTLDDGTGLVDLAFFDDSHDTCAHTVFHSWLLLVRGVVQRRGPRSLSVVGAAAWNLAELVELRREGGLDAVAPRLAEPEPEPMGTGGDTGRRIRMPTGYEMHPWADLRPAGEEPSQGPSRIRKLWHQSPGSAG, from the coding sequence GTGCCGGGGTTCACGCATCTGCACACCGTCTCCGGGTTCTCCCTGCGGTACGGGGCCTCGCACCCGGAGCGGCTGGCCGAGCGCGCCTCCGAACGGGGCATGGACGCCCTCGCGCTCACCGACCGGGACACCCTCGCGGGCGCCGTCCGGTTCGCCAAGGCCTGCGCCGGGGCCGGGGTCCGCCCGCTGTTCGGGGTGGAGCTGGCGGTGGGGGCGCCCGCTCCTTCCGGACGGCAGGCGCGGCGACGGGCCCCCGTGCGAGGCGGCGCCTTCCTCGACGAGTCGACCCCCCGGGTGACGTTCCTCGCCCGGGAGGGGGCCAAGGGCTGGGCCGAGCTGTGCAGAATCGTTTCGGCGGCGCATGCGGGCGGTGGTCCGGAGGGGAACAGGAGCGAGGTCCCGCCCCTGCTGCCCTGGTCGGAGTGCGCCGCCGAGGGCCTGACCGTGCTCCTCGGCCCCGCCTCGGACGTGGGGCGGGCACTGGCCGCGGGGCGCCCCGACCGCGCCGCGAAGCTCCTGCTGCCCTGGCGGGAGACGTACGGCGACGCCCTGCGCCTCGAAGCGATGTGGCACGGCCGCGAGGGCACCGGCCCCGGCTCGCTGCGGCTGGCCGCCCGGACCGTCGGCTTCGCCGCGGAGCAGCGGGTACGGCCCGTGCTCAGCAACGCTGTCCGGTACACCGACCCCGGCATGGGCCCGGTCGCCGACGTGCTGGACGCGGCCCGGCGGCTCGTCCCCGTCGACCCCCGGGGCGAACTGGACTCCGGCGAGGCCTGGCTCAAGGGCGCGGACGCCATGCTGGGCGTCGCCGAGCGGGTCGTGGAGGCCGCCGGGTACCGCCGCGACACCGCGTACCGACTGCTGGAGCAGACCCGGGCCACGGCCGCCGAGTGCCTGGTCGACCCGGAGGACGATCTCGGCCTCGGTACCGTCCACTTCCCCGAACCGCACCTCGTCGGCGCGGGCCGCCGCACCGCCCAGCGGGTGCTGGCCTCGCGGGCGGCGGCCGGGATGGTGCGGCACGGCTACGCCACCCGGCGCGCATACTGGGAGCGGATGCACCGGGAGCTGGACGTCATCGCCCACCACGGCTTCGCCTCCTACTTCCTGACGGTCGCCCAGGTCGTCGACGACGTACGGAAGATGGGGATCCGGGTCGCCGCACGCGGCTCCGGCGCGGGCTCCCTGGTGAACCACCTGCTGGACATCGCGCACGCCGATCCCGTCGAACACGGTCTGCTGATGGAGCGGTTCCTGTCCAAACGGCGGGTCGTGCTGCCCGACATCGACATCGACGTGGAGTCCGCGCGCCGTCTGGAGGTCTACCGCGCGATCATCGACCGCTTCGGCACCGAGCGGGTCGCGACCGTCGCGATGCCCGAGACCTACCGCGTCCGCCACGCCGTCCGGGACGTGGGGGCGGCCCTCTCCCTGGACCCCGCCGACATCGACCGGATCGCCAAGTCCTTCCCGCACATCAGGGCCCGGGACGCGCGGGCGGCGCTCGAAGAGCTGCCCGAACTCAGGCAGTTGGCGGGGGAGAAGGAGAAGTACGGCCGACTGTGGGAGCTGGTCGAGGCGTTGGACGCCCTCCCGCGCGGAGTCGCCATGCACCCGTGCGGGGTGCTCCTCTCCGACGCGTCCCTGCTGAGCCGTACGCCGGTGATGCCGACCAGCGGTGAGGGGTTGCCCATGTCCCAGTTCGACAAGGACGACGTCGAGGACCTCGGGCTGCTCAAGCTCGACGTGCTGGGGGTGCGGATGCAGTCGGCGATGGCACACGCGGTGGCGGAGGTGGCGCGGGCGACGGGGGAGCGGGTCGACCTGGACGCGCTCGACTTCGAACGGGGCGCGGGCGACCCGGCGACGTACGAACTCATCCGCTCCACCGAGACCTTGGGCTGCTTCCAGATCGAGTCGCCCGGCCAGCGGGACCTGGTGGGGCGGCTCCAGCCGGCCACCTTCCACGACCTCGTGGTGGACATCTCGCTGTTCCGGCCGGGGCCGGTCGCCGCCGACATGGTGCGGCCGTTCATCGCGGCCCGGCACGGGCGGGCGCCGGTCCGCTACCCGCACGAGGATCTGGCGGAGCCGCTGCGGGAGACGTACGGCGTGGTCGTCTTCCACGAGCAGGTCATCGACATCGTGCACCGCATGACCGGCTGCGGCCGGGACGAGGCCGACCGGGTGCGACGCGGGCTGTCGGACCCCGAGTCGCAGGGGCGGATCCGGGTCTGGTTCGCGCAGCACGCGGCGGCGAGGGGGTACGACGCCGAGACGATTCGGCGGACCTGGGAGATCGTGGAGGCCTTCGGGTCGTACGGTTTCTGCAAGGCGCACGCGGTGGCCTTCGCGGTGCCGACGTACCAGTCGGCATGGCTGAAGACGCATCATCCGGCGGCCTTCTACACCGGGCTGCTCACCCACGATCCCGGGATGTACCCCAAGCGCCTGCTGCTGGCGGACGCGCGGCGGCGCGGGGTGCCGATCCTGCCGGTGGACGTGAACCGGTCCGCGGTCGCTCACCGTATCGAACTGGTGTCCGATTCAAAGGAGTCGGGGAAGGCGGAGGAGGCCGAGGGGACGCGGGGGCCGAAGGGCCCGGCCGGGGAGAAGGTATGGGGGATCCGGCTCGCGCTCTCCGACGTGCACGGCATCAGCGAGGCCGAGGCGGCGCGGATCGCGGACGGGCAGCCCTACGCCTCGCTGCTGGACTTCTGGGAGCGGGCGCGGCCGAGCCGACCGCTGGCTCAAAGGCTCGCCCAGGTCGGCGCGTTGGACGCGTTCGGCGCCAACCGGCGTGACCTGCAACTGCACCTGACCGAGCTGCACCGGGGCGGCCGGGGCGCGGGCGGCGGCCAGCTCCCGTTGTCCGGCGGGCGGCGGACCGCCTCGGCCGGCCTGCCGGACCTGTCCTCCGCCGAGCGGCTCAGCGCCGAACTGGGCGTGCTGTCGATGGACGTCTCCCGCAACCTGATGGACGACCAGCGGGCGTTCCTCGACGAACTCGGCGTGGTGTCGGCGCGGCGGCTGCGCACGGCGCGGCACGGCGAGACGGTGCTGGTCGCGGGCGCCAAGGCGGCGACCCAGACCCCGCCGATCCGCTCCGGCAAGCGGGTCGTCTTCACCACCCTCGACGACGGCACCGGCCTGGTCGACCTCGCCTTCTTCGACGACTCCCACGACACCTGCGCCCACACCGTCTTCCACTCCTGGCTGCTGCTGGTGCGCGGAGTGGTGCAGCGGCGCGGACCGCGCAGCCTCAGCGTGGTGGGCGCCGCCGCCTGGAACCTCGCCGAACTGGTGGAGCTGCGGCGCGAGGGCGGCCTCGACGCGGTGGCACCTCGGCTGGCGGAGCCGGAGCCGGAGCCCATGGGCACCGGGGGCGACACCGGGCGGCGGATCCGGATGCCCACCGGTTACGAGATGCATCCATGGGCCGATCTGCGGCCCGCGGGCGAAGAGCCCTCACAAGGTCCTTCTCGGATACGGAAGTTGTGGCACCAGAGTCCAGGGAGTGCGGGATGA
- a CDS encoding S1 family peptidase has translation MKHRRILRRRAVVTGAGIAALVAAGVTFQTANASETAPTPEPKALSIAAAGKLALTLDADLGADAAGTYYDAKSKLLVVNVLDEAAAETVEAAGAKARIVENSLAELKSARTTLKADATIPGTAWVTDPTTNKVVVTADRTVSKAELARLAKVVDGLGAKAELKRTKGEYKPFVAGGDAITGGSGRCSLGFNVVKGGEPFFLTAGHCTEGISTWSAGGQVIGENADSSFPGDDYGLVKYTAEVDHPSEVNLYNGSTQAVSGAAEATVGMKVTRSGSTTQVHSGTVTGLDATVNYGNGDIVNGLVQTDVCAEPGDSGGSLFSGDKAIGLTSGGSGDCTSGGETFFQPVTEALSATGTQIG, from the coding sequence TTGAAGCACCGACGCATACTCAGGCGCCGTGCCGTCGTGACGGGTGCGGGTATCGCCGCGCTGGTCGCCGCGGGAGTGACCTTCCAGACTGCGAACGCGAGTGAGACCGCACCGACCCCCGAGCCGAAAGCGCTGTCCATCGCGGCGGCCGGAAAGCTCGCCCTGACCCTCGACGCGGACCTCGGCGCCGACGCGGCCGGCACGTACTACGACGCGAAGAGCAAGCTCCTCGTCGTGAACGTGCTCGACGAGGCCGCCGCCGAGACCGTCGAGGCGGCCGGCGCCAAGGCCCGCATCGTGGAGAACTCCCTCGCCGAGCTGAAGAGCGCCCGGACGACCCTCAAGGCGGACGCCACCATCCCCGGTACCGCCTGGGTCACCGACCCGACCACCAACAAGGTCGTCGTCACCGCGGACCGCACCGTCTCCAAGGCCGAACTGGCGAGACTCGCCAAGGTCGTCGACGGTCTCGGGGCCAAGGCGGAACTCAAGCGCACCAAGGGCGAGTACAAGCCCTTCGTCGCGGGCGGCGACGCCATCACCGGCGGCAGCGGCCGCTGCTCCCTCGGCTTCAACGTGGTCAAGGGCGGCGAGCCGTTCTTCCTGACGGCCGGTCACTGCACCGAGGGCATCTCCACCTGGTCGGCCGGCGGCCAGGTCATCGGCGAGAACGCGGACTCCAGCTTCCCGGGCGACGACTACGGCCTGGTGAAGTACACCGCCGAGGTCGACCACCCCAGCGAGGTCAACCTCTACAACGGCTCCACTCAGGCCGTCTCCGGGGCCGCCGAGGCGACCGTGGGCATGAAGGTCACCCGCAGCGGCTCGACCACGCAGGTCCACAGCGGCACGGTCACCGGCCTCGACGCCACCGTGAACTACGGCAACGGCGACATCGTCAACGGCCTCGTCCAGACCGACGTCTGCGCCGAGCCCGGCGACAGCGGCGGCTCGCTCTTCTCGGGGGACAAGGCCATCGGCCTCACCTCCGGCGGCAGCGGCGACTGCACCTCGGGCGGCGAGACGTTCTTCCAGCCCGTCACCGAGGCGCTCTCGGCGACCGGCACGCAGATCGGCTGA
- a CDS encoding slipin family protein, producing MVEELVTAGVALASVGAVYVMSAARVVKQYERGVVFRLGRLRPQVREPGFTMIVPFVDRLQKVNLQIVTMPVPAQEGITRDNVTVRVDAVVYFKVTSAADAIVRVEDYRFAVSQMAQTSLRSIIGKSELDDLLSNREKLNQGLELMIDSPAVEWGVTIDRVEIKDVSLPETMKRSMARQAEADRERRARVINADAELQASKKLAEAAQQMSEQPAALQLRLLQTVVAVAAEKNSTLVLPFPVELLRFLERAQVAPPVQGTPTVQGATGGPGVSEPPVVP from the coding sequence ATGGTCGAGGAGCTGGTGACGGCGGGGGTGGCCCTCGCGTCCGTCGGCGCGGTCTATGTGATGTCGGCGGCCCGGGTCGTGAAGCAGTACGAGCGGGGGGTGGTCTTCCGGCTCGGCCGGCTGAGGCCACAGGTGCGGGAGCCCGGCTTCACGATGATCGTGCCGTTCGTCGACCGGCTCCAGAAGGTCAACCTGCAGATCGTCACGATGCCGGTGCCTGCGCAGGAGGGCATCACCCGTGACAACGTCACCGTGCGGGTGGACGCCGTCGTGTACTTCAAGGTGACTTCGGCGGCGGACGCGATCGTGCGCGTGGAGGACTACCGTTTCGCCGTCTCCCAGATGGCGCAGACCTCGCTCAGGTCCATCATCGGCAAGAGCGAGCTGGACGATCTGCTCTCCAATAGGGAGAAGCTCAACCAGGGGCTGGAGCTGATGATCGACAGCCCGGCGGTCGAGTGGGGCGTCACCATCGACCGGGTCGAGATCAAGGACGTCTCGCTGCCCGAGACCATGAAGCGGTCCATGGCGCGGCAGGCCGAGGCCGACCGGGAACGGCGGGCGCGGGTCATCAACGCCGACGCGGAGTTGCAGGCGTCCAAGAAGCTGGCGGAGGCGGCCCAGCAGATGTCCGAGCAGCCTGCCGCGCTGCAACTGCGGCTGCTGCAGACGGTGGTGGCGGTGGCCGCCGAGAAGAACTCCACGCTCGTCCTGCCGTTCCCGGTGGAGTTGCTGCGGTTCCTGGAGCGGGCGCAGGTGGCTCCGCCGGTGCAGGGGACGCCGACGGTTCAGGGGGCGACGGGTGGGCCTGGGGTGTCGGAGCCGCCGGTCGTGCCGTAG